From Streptomonospora salina, the proteins below share one genomic window:
- the folB gene encoding dihydroneopterin aldolase yields the protein MIGDGDRIRLSGLRARGRHGVLEHERRDGQDFVVDVGLALDLSAAGRSDDLADTVHYGELADRLVAVVTGEPVQLIETLAERLAAVCLSEPRVHRAEVTVHKPNAPVPHAFGDISVTVVRDNG from the coding sequence GTGATCGGCGACGGGGACCGCATCCGGCTGAGCGGGCTGCGCGCCCGCGGCCGCCACGGGGTGCTGGAGCACGAGCGGCGCGACGGCCAGGACTTCGTCGTCGACGTCGGACTCGCGCTCGACCTGTCCGCGGCCGGGCGCAGCGACGATCTCGCCGATACGGTGCACTACGGTGAGCTCGCCGACCGCCTGGTGGCGGTCGTGACGGGGGAACCGGTCCAGCTGATCGAGACGTTGGCCGAGCGGCTGGCGGCGGTGTGCCTGTCCGAGCCGCGGGTACACCGCGCCGAGGTGACGGTGCACAAGCCGAACGCGCCCGTCCCGCACGCGTTCGGCGACATCTCGGTCACCGTCGTCCGCGACAACGGGTGA
- a CDS encoding nuclear transport factor 2 family protein, giving the protein MKSRQEVMERVAEANAQFYGAIENGDIDLMRRVWAEEDEAPDLVCVNPGWPLLRGRSEIMRAWTLIMANVPYIQYVLTETHIGVSGEVAMVTCEENVLTAEDDQPGFVAGGQVVATNMFVYTPEGWRLWSHHASPVMLDENDEDADQDGDVL; this is encoded by the coding sequence GTGAAGTCCCGCCAGGAGGTCATGGAGCGCGTGGCCGAGGCCAACGCGCAGTTCTACGGCGCCATCGAGAACGGCGACATCGACCTGATGCGCCGTGTCTGGGCCGAGGAGGACGAGGCGCCCGACCTCGTCTGCGTCAATCCCGGCTGGCCGCTGCTGCGCGGCCGCTCCGAGATCATGCGCGCGTGGACGCTGATCATGGCCAATGTTCCCTACATCCAGTACGTGCTCACCGAGACCCATATCGGCGTCAGCGGCGAGGTGGCCATGGTCACCTGCGAGGAGAACGTCCTCACCGCCGAGGACGACCAACCCGGCTTCGTCGCCGGCGGGCAGGTCGTGGCCACGAACATGTTCGTGTACACCCCGGAGGGCTGGCGGCTGTGGTCGCACCACGCCTCGCCGGTCATGCTCGACGAGAACGACGAGGACGCCGACCAGGACGGCGACGTCCTGTGA
- the folP gene encoding dihydropteroate synthase produces MGVVNVTPDSFSDGGSRFDTASAIEHGLRLAGDGADIVDVGGESTRPGAQRVSLDEELRRVGPVVSELARQGVAVSVDTMRAEVAARAVESGARLVNDVSGGLADPAMARLVATTGVAYVLMHWRGHSHRMQDRAHYDDVVREVRDELRDRMSAMADEGVDPAQIVLDPGLGFSKLPDRAHNWALLARLDRFDDLGRPLLIAGSRKRFLGRLLSDADGDPREFTGCDDATVALTALAAARGAWCVRVHDVRPNADAVRVAAAWNSGGADLDEGRGELIGRSGV; encoded by the coding sequence ATGGGCGTCGTCAACGTCACGCCGGACTCGTTCTCCGACGGCGGGTCCCGGTTCGACACCGCGAGCGCTATCGAGCACGGCCTGCGCCTCGCCGGGGACGGCGCCGACATCGTCGACGTCGGCGGCGAGTCGACCCGGCCGGGCGCCCAGCGGGTCTCTCTGGACGAAGAGCTGCGCCGAGTGGGACCGGTCGTGAGCGAGCTCGCACGCCAAGGGGTCGCCGTCAGCGTCGACACCATGCGGGCCGAGGTCGCCGCCCGGGCCGTCGAGTCCGGCGCGCGGCTGGTCAACGACGTCAGCGGCGGACTCGCCGACCCGGCCATGGCCCGGCTCGTCGCCACGACCGGCGTCGCCTACGTGCTGATGCACTGGCGCGGCCACAGCCACCGGATGCAGGACCGGGCCCACTACGACGACGTGGTCCGAGAGGTCCGCGACGAACTGCGCGACCGCATGTCGGCTATGGCCGACGAGGGGGTCGACCCCGCCCAGATCGTGCTCGACCCCGGGCTGGGGTTCTCCAAGCTGCCCGACCGCGCCCACAACTGGGCACTGCTCGCCCGCCTCGACCGATTCGACGACTTGGGGCGTCCACTGTTGATCGCAGGCTCCCGCAAGCGCTTCCTCGGCCGGCTGCTCAGCGACGCCGACGGAGACCCGCGCGAATTCACCGGCTGCGACGACGCCACCGTCGCGCTCACGGCCCTTGCCGCGGCCCGGGGGGCCTGGTGCGTGCGCGTGCACGACGTGCGGCCCAACGCCGACGCGGTCCGGGTCGCCGCGGCGTGGAACAGCGGGGGAGCCGATCTCGACGAAGGACGCGGCGAGCTCATCGGCCGGAGCGGCGTGTGA